The genome window CTATATCACTAAGTTGTTTCGCGATAATATCGGCCCCAGTGTTAAGAAAAATAGCAATTTGACTAAGAACACGAAGGCTAATGTCAGAAGTACGAATGTCTTTATCAATAATTTTCTGTAAAGATCCTTCTTTTAAGCGAGTATTGGATTCAATATCAGTGGCAGTAGTGTTATTATTTGCTAACAATTGTTCAATCGGATGCATCATTTCACCTCGTTTTAATAGTTAACTTTATGAATTAATTATAACTAAATTTGCTTCTTGGATAAACTATAAAGCCTTGAAAATTAAACAAAAAAGGGAGAAGCAAATGAAAGATTTAAAAGACAGTTTTAAAGTATTGTATCAGTTTAAGACAGATTATCTCAAAGTAACTTTATTATTAACAATCTTGCAGGCATTTGTGATTGGACCATTTATCTATTATTTCTTTTTCTTTATTCTCCGAGTTATCGGAGTGCCAGGGATTACAGACGCCAATCTGGGAGAAGTTTTTTCGAGTCCTGTTGCCATTATTATGCTGCTGATTTTAGCTTTACTCATTTTATTATTTGTATATTATGAACTGGGTTTCTTTATAATGATGGCAATTTATCAATTGCGGGGAGAAAGCTATACCTTTTTCAAAATCATACAAAGGCTCAATGTAAAAGCAAAATACTTTCTTAGTTATCAAGCAATTTATTTTCTGCTATATTTCTTTTTACTTTTGCCAATTGCAGGATTATCTTTACCAATTACGATAACAGAAAACCTCTATTTACCGCATTTTATTACAGATGAACTAATGAAAACGACGACGGGAACGTGGCTGTATGTTATTGCAATTGCGATTATTTTCTATATTAGCGCTAGACTTGTGTTTGCTTTGCCATATTTCATTGAAGACAAATCACTAAAAATAAGTGGAGCTATCCGAAAAAGTTGGAAATACCCGCAAAAGCACTTATTTTTCATGTTACTAAAATGGGTTTTAATAATTGTTGCGATTGGCTTTTTAGTATCGATTATCGCGACGATTATTATGTTGCCACTTCTCTTGGTAGAAAAAATAACTCCAGGAATTGCGGTGGTTATAGCTGGTATTACTTTAACCATACTGCAAGTGATAGGTTTCTTTTCCGCTGGAATTTTTCAAGGAATCATTGCGCAATTATTAGTGAAGAATGCCTTTGCTATAAAAGAACAACCAGCTCTTGTGACGCGCAGCCAGTTCCCGCATAAAAAGAGATTTATTATTGTAGCAATAATCATTTTCATTATTTTTAGTAGTTTTAATATTTATACCGTGAATGCAACTTTATATGAACCTAATACGAAAATAATTGCCCATCGAGGTGATACAATGAATGCTGTTGAAAATACAGTGGAAGCCATTGAATCAGCTGCAGAGGCCGGGGCAGATTACAGCGAAATTGACATTCAAGAAACCAAAGATCATCAGTTTGTTGTTTTCCATGATATGACGCTGAGAAGACTTGCTGGCAGTTCTAAGAGAGTAGCAGATATGACTTTAAAAGAGTTGCAGCAAACTAAAGTAAGGAGTGGCGACTATTCATCTCATATAGCTTCTTTCGATGAAATTATCAAGATAGCGAAAAAGAATAAGATAGATTTACTCGTGGAAGTGAAGTTACACGGCGGGGAATCGAGCGATATGGTAGAACGACTTGTCACATTGTTAAAGAAAGAAAAAGTAACTGATAAATATTTAGTCCAATCGTTGGACCAACCAGTTATCGAAAAAATAGAACAAGCCGACCCTACACTTGAAACGGGCATCATATTAGCGCTTAATATTGGAAACTTACCAAAAACATCTGCTGATTTTATTGTTTTAGAAGATTTTTCCATCAATAAACGATTACTTACACAAGCCAAACAAAATAATAAAATGGTGTTTGTTTGGACGGTAAATAAAGAAAAACTAATGCAAATGTATTTGCGGAAGAATATAGATGGAATCATTACCAATTATCCTAAAAAGGCGATAGAACTTAGGGAATCTTTTAATGAAAATGATTCTTTGCGAAGTCGTATTGAGAATAGGTTAGGATTTTAAATAAAAAAAGCCGCAAACAATCATTGTTTGCGGCTGATTATTATTTTAGTTCAAATGATTTTTTAACAGAGTTTTTGCTAAAGCTAATTAATTCTGTTGCTTCTATATCGACTGTGTTTTGTGTATCTTGTAGTTTATAAAGCTCAGTCACTTCTAAAGTTCCACCAGGTTGTACGTCTTTTTCAGAGCCGCCCATACTAGCATCAGCTGATACTGTTGTTTCTAACTGAGTGCCATTTTGAAAAGCTTGTTGATCAATAGCTACCATAAAAGAAATGTTTTCTTTGCTGTTATTTGTGAATTTAGTTTTAATTGCGATGGCATTGTTACCTTCAAAATCCTTAACTACTTCTGAACTAAGAATTTCTACTTTATAATCTCCAAGTTCATTTGGATTTGATTTCTTTTTCGTCTCCGCTTTAGCTGTTTCTGTTTTTTCTGTACTTGCTTTATCTTCTGTCCCACCACATGCAGTTAATGCTAGGGCAAAAGTAATAATCCCCATTAATAATAAAATGCTTTTCAATTTTTTCATTTTCTTCTCTCCTTCATCTTTTATCTGTTTCTATTAGACCATGTGGAGATAATAAAAGTCCTATGCAGCAGGCATAGGACTAGGAAAAGATTTCATTATAAATACCATAAATAGATACACAGACAATAATATAAATGACAATACCCGCTTTTCTTGTACCAGGAGAGGGTGATTTAAGTAAAGGTAATTTGGACCAAATACCACAGAGGTTAGTAAAAATAACAAAAGCAGGAACGATTAAGAAAAAGTTACTGAAAAAATTTACGGTATGAGACATTTTAACGCCCTCTGTTGGTGGGCTGAATAAACCAAATATCAAGAACATGTAACCAAATACAGCGACAATCATTTTCCAAGGTGTCCCTGTTCTAAAGCCGGGAATATGTTTATACCATGGAATAAAGTCATTTTCGTATTCGTCAGCTGGGGTTTTCCAGGCCGATTCGGTGGGGGAATCATCTAACTCAGTGAAATCGGACAATTCAGAGACATAGCTTGGGCCAAGTGAGTCGTTTTTGACCGCTGTCCTGAAATCTTGAATGGATTGATAACGCTGTTCAGGATCAAAGGCACCTGCTTGCATCGCAATTTTTTCAAGCGAAGTGGCGTGTTCTTTATCTGGTAAAGTATTTTTTCCTAATAGAAGTTCGAGCATAAGAACACCAATACTGTATATGTCCGATCGCGCGTCTGTTTGTGAATAACCGTATTGTTCAGGGGCAGCATAACCGATCGTGCCGAGGTTGACAGTGTCTTGATTTTTGCCCACTTCAAACATACGGGAAGCATCAAAATCAATTAATTTCAATACGCCATCGCTAGAAATCATAATGTTAGAAGGCTTAATATCACGGTGAATAATCGCATTTGCATGTAATTCTGTAAGTGCATCAGACAACATCAGCATTAGTCGCGTAACTTCATCCGTATCAAAGGGAGCATTTGTTTTCATCAAGTCGGCTAAATTTTTCCCATTTATGTATTCTTCATAAACAATTAATTGATTGCCTTTTGGAATCATCACTTCGATTTTTGGCAAATATTTACTAGATAAATTTTTAAGTTGTTCAATCACAGGGGCAAAACTGCTTGGAATTATTTTACGGACAAATAATTCTCCTGTAGATGTATTTCTCGTTAGCACAGCAGGGTTTTCTTTATTATTGAGATTATCTAATTCTTTATATTGTTCTTCTATAAAAGCAAGTGTCATTTCTCCCATTTATCTAAAATCCCTTCTACACTTTATAGTGAAATTATAGCATGAAGCATAGTAGTCGGGTACTTATTTCGTGCTATAATGAAAAAAACAGTCGGGGGTGCGCCTTATGGATGGGGAAAAAGAGACAAGTAAATTACTTCATGAATTAAAAAAAGCGACCAATTTACGCCAAGTATTAGATGAAAACGAGGCGGAATTTAAATCAAGCGAAATGGTTACCTATTTAAAAGAATTATTAGCAGAGAAAAAATTAACAAAAGCAAGCGTCATTCGCGCGGCAAGACTCCATGAAACATATGGATACCAAATTTTCAGTGGGGTTAGAAGGCCGTCACGCGACCGGACAATCGCTCTTTCTTTTGGATTTAAATTATCTGGTTTAGAAGCAAGTAGATTATTAAAATATACAGAATACCCACCTCTGTATGCAAAAAATCGACGGGATGCGATTATTATTTTTGCGTTAGATCATGGTTATACGCTAGACCAAACGAATGATTCGCTCTATGATCTAGAAGAAGCATTAATCGAAACATATAAAGAAGAGAAACCACTTATTTAGATTTAACTAGAAATCGTGTATAATTTAGGGAGACCTAAATGATTGGAGACTAGTTATGTTAAATGAGCAAACGATTTTACAAGCAGCAACAAGTGAAAAAAACGCCGGTGATTTTCCTAAAGTAGTTCAAAGTTTTAAAGAATTAGGCGTAACTAAATATCAGTTTTTAGTCGAAAAAGGCGTTTATTTATTTTGGGATGAAATGGATAATCAAGTAGAATCCAAGTTGAATGGTGTTTCTATGCCAATCTCCGAAGAAATTTCACGCGACAAACTGAAAGATGCAATTAAACAAGCACAAGCGGGGAAAATAGATTTTGAAATATTTATTAAACTAGCTGGGCTAGCAGGTGTCAGACTGTGGGAAGCTGATTTATCTGCAATGAAAGTAACCTATATAGATAATACGGGGAATGATTTGGTCATTGAACCGATTCCGAGTATTTAAAATGAAAAAGACAATATATTATTGTCTTTTTTTAGTACTTTTAAATTTTGAAAATATGTTATGCTGAAACAGTTGAAAGAAGAGAGGTAAAGTATAATGGATATAATTACGTACTTTCTAATTGCACTAAGTACAAGTGTTGTAGGAAGTTTTTTAGGAATAGGTGGAGGAGTTATCCTTTTGCCAATTCTACTCTTGATGGGTGTTTCACAAGGAACAGCAGCATTTAGTTCGGCTCTAACTGTGTTCACGATGGCGATTTTTACGTGTAGTATTTATTATAAGAGAAAGCAAGGGAATGTAGGCTTGGCACTGAAAATTGCCGTAACTAGTATTCCAACAACTTTTATTGGCGCAATGGTGAATCAAATGTTGCCTGAAGCAGTCTATCGTTTTCTGTACGGAGCATTAATTGTTGTTTTACTAGGGATAATGATTTGGAAAAAGAAACGGAACAATGAAAAACCACATTTTTTAAGTGAATATCGCATAATACCATATGTATTCGGTGTAATTATTGGATTTTTAGCGGGCTTATTTGGCATCGGTGGCGGGCCAATTGTCATACCAATTTTGCTATTAATTTTCATGTTGAACCAAAAAACAGCATCCGCGACATCAAGTTATGTGACATTACTAACATCACTTGCAAGTATCGGCTCCTATGCAATCATTGGTGGAAGTGATTTTTCGATTGGGATTTACATGATACCAGGGGCAATCATCGGAGCGCTCATTGGCACAAGATTAAATAAACTCCTAGATGAAAAATGGATTGCAATATTATTTAATGTTTTACTTATTGCCCTTTTTGCTTTAAATTTAATTAAGATTTAACCTCAGACAAGCTATGAATGTAGCTTGTTTTTTTGTTGTCCGCCCTTGTTTTATGTTAAGCTTAGAGAGAGTAGGAGGGGTTAAGATGAAAAGAAGTTGGCCAGATTTTGCTGCATTTTTACTAACAATCCTAACTGTAACTTGGATAATTTTAACATGGGGATTACATATTTCTGACATTGTACCAGGTGGAGAAAAAGGCATATGGTATAAATTAATTCCATTATTTTTAGGAATAATTTCAACAATAAGTGTCTTTTTTGTGAAAGAAAAACTGGTAAAATGGATTCTGCTAGGATTTAACATATTATTACTAATTTTAATTTATTTTGTGTACCATATTGGGGAAATTGGGATGTTTTAATAGGGGGTTGATAGAATGGACGAACCAACCAAAGCGGTGATCTATCAAATTTTATCTAAAACAGAAGAACAAAATGCGACGATGGATCATCTGGTTTTCGAAATGATGCAATTCCCTGGTGCCGCAGCGTTCACTAAAAATGAATTGCTGTTTGGCATATACTGGCTAGAAACGTATCATTATATTTTTCGAATGAGTGAAAATCAAACGACAAGATATTACCGAACGGAAAAAGGGCATGAAAAATTGGCGGAGTTAGAGCTTTTGAAAAACAAAAGTTAAAAAACGACTTGATTTCTCAGGAAATCAAGTCGTTTTTTTATAAATATTTAGCCATTGTAATATCAGTGTTTTGAAAACCAACTTTATTATATAAGCCAATAGCTGTTTGATTATGTGCAAATACATGTAGCCCGATTTTAGTAATCTGCATTTCTTTCGCAAGTACATCTAATGCTGCTAATGTTTTTGTTCCAAATCCTTTACCTCGGAATGCTTCGAAAATCACAAAATCATAAATGAAAGCGTGTTTGCCGGAGCGGGTTTCGTCCACATGGAACCAGATATAACCGATTTTTTCACCTGAGATGATACTGTAGAGATATTCGTTTGGTGTAGTAATTCCGTCATATAGCAATTTGTTGAAGGAATCTTGGGATTTTGCTAAAGATTCTTCTTCGTCCCATGTACCAGCCTCTACTTTTTCTTTGGCGTAATCTGTAATGGCGGTAGTTAAAAAATCTTCTAAATCAAAAGCAGTCATTGTTTGTAAATGTAAAATAAAAATTCCTC of Listeria monocytogenes contains these proteins:
- a CDS encoding glycerophosphoryl diester phosphodiesterase membrane domain-containing protein — encoded protein: MKDLKDSFKVLYQFKTDYLKVTLLLTILQAFVIGPFIYYFFFFILRVIGVPGITDANLGEVFSSPVAIIMLLILALLILLFVYYELGFFIMMAIYQLRGESYTFFKIIQRLNVKAKYFLSYQAIYFLLYFFLLLPIAGLSLPITITENLYLPHFITDELMKTTTGTWLYVIAIAIIFYISARLVFALPYFIEDKSLKISGAIRKSWKYPQKHLFFMLLKWVLIIVAIGFLVSIIATIIMLPLLLVEKITPGIAVVIAGITLTILQVIGFFSAGIFQGIIAQLLVKNAFAIKEQPALVTRSQFPHKKRFIIVAIIIFIIFSSFNIYTVNATLYEPNTKIIAHRGDTMNAVENTVEAIESAAEAGADYSEIDIQETKDHQFVVFHDMTLRRLAGSSKRVADMTLKELQQTKVRSGDYSSHIASFDEIIKIAKKNKIDLLVEVKLHGGESSDMVERLVTLLKKEKVTDKYLVQSLDQPVIEKIEQADPTLETGIILALNIGNLPKTSADFIVLEDFSINKRLLTQAKQNNKMVFVWTVNKEKLMQMYLRKNIDGIITNYPKKAIELRESFNENDSLRSRIENRLGF
- a CDS encoding DUF5067 domain-containing protein, which codes for MKKLKSILLLMGIITFALALTACGGTEDKASTEKTETAKAETKKKSNPNELGDYKVEILSSEVVKDFEGNNAIAIKTKFTNNSKENISFMVAIDQQAFQNGTQLETTVSADASMGGSEKDVQPGGTLEVTELYKLQDTQNTVDIEATELISFSKNSVKKSFELK
- a CDS encoding serine/threonine-protein kinase; this translates as MGEMTLAFIEEQYKELDNLNNKENPAVLTRNTSTGELFVRKIIPSSFAPVIEQLKNLSSKYLPKIEVMIPKGNQLIVYEEYINGKNLADLMKTNAPFDTDEVTRLMLMLSDALTELHANAIIHRDIKPSNIMISSDGVLKLIDFDASRMFEVGKNQDTVNLGTIGYAAPEQYGYSQTDARSDIYSIGVLMLELLLGKNTLPDKEHATSLEKIAMQAGAFDPEQRYQSIQDFRTAVKNDSLGPSYVSELSDFTELDDSPTESAWKTPADEYENDFIPWYKHIPGFRTGTPWKMIVAVFGYMFLIFGLFSPPTEGVKMSHTVNFFSNFFLIVPAFVIFTNLCGIWSKLPLLKSPSPGTRKAGIVIYIIVCVSIYGIYNEIFS
- a CDS encoding DUF1398 domain-containing protein; translation: MLNEQTILQAATSEKNAGDFPKVVQSFKELGVTKYQFLVEKGVYLFWDEMDNQVESKLNGVSMPISEEISRDKLKDAIKQAQAGKIDFEIFIKLAGLAGVRLWEADLSAMKVTYIDNTGNDLVIEPIPSI
- a CDS encoding sulfite exporter TauE/SafE family protein, which translates into the protein MDIITYFLIALSTSVVGSFLGIGGGVILLPILLLMGVSQGTAAFSSALTVFTMAIFTCSIYYKRKQGNVGLALKIAVTSIPTTFIGAMVNQMLPEAVYRFLYGALIVVLLGIMIWKKKRNNEKPHFLSEYRIIPYVFGVIIGFLAGLFGIGGGPIVIPILLLIFMLNQKTASATSSYVTLLTSLASIGSYAIIGGSDFSIGIYMIPGAIIGALIGTRLNKLLDEKWIAILFNVLLIALFALNLIKI
- a CDS encoding DUF3116 family protein, whose amino-acid sequence is MDEPTKAVIYQILSKTEEQNATMDHLVFEMMQFPGAAAFTKNELLFGIYWLETYHYIFRMSENQTTRYYRTEKGHEKLAELELLKNKS
- a CDS encoding GNAT family N-acetyltransferase, whose product is MTAFDLEDFLTTAITDYAKEKVEAGTWDEEESLAKSQDSFNKLLYDGITTPNEYLYSIISGEKIGYIWFHVDETRSGKHAFIYDFVIFEAFRGKGFGTKTLAALDVLAKEMQITKIGLHVFAHNQTAIGLYNKVGFQNTDITMAKYL